A single genomic interval of Xyrauchen texanus isolate HMW12.3.18 chromosome 48, RBS_HiC_50CHRs, whole genome shotgun sequence harbors:
- the LOC127639515 gene encoding LOW QUALITY PROTEIN: vitellogenin-like (The sequence of the model RefSeq protein was modified relative to this genomic sequence to represent the inferred CDS: inserted 2 bases in 1 codon), with protein sequence MRAVVLALTVALVASQQINLVPEFALDKTYVYKYEALLLGGLPHEGLARAGLKVSSKVLLSAVTENTYLMKLLDPVLYEYSGIWPTDSFAPATKLTSALAPQFQIPIKFEYSNGVIGKVFAPAGVSPTVMNLHRGILNILQLNLKKTQNIYELQEAGVQGVCRTHYVINEDPKANHIIVTKSKDLSHCKERIMKDIGLTYTEKCVECTKRDKSLVEAAVYNYIMKPAANGVLISEATVEELYQYSPFNEIHGAAQMEAKQTLAFVEIEKTPIVPLESDYLARGSLQYEFSTEILQTPIQLLSISDAQAQIVEVLKHLVENNVAMVHDDAPLKYLQLVQLLRFATLENIEAIWAQFKDKPIYRHWLLDALPAVGTPVIVKFIKEKFLSGECTIAEFIQALVVALQMVTADLDTIQLTASLAMHEKITTIPALREVVMLGYGSMIAKYCVEVPNCPAELLRPLHDIMAEATAKNDIHEMTLTLKVLGNAGHPASFKTIMKLLPGLRTAGASLPIRVQVDAIMAMRNIAKKEPKLVQPVALQLLLDRALHPEVRMVACIALFETRPSVALISSLAGALMIETNMQVASFAYSHIKSLARITAPDMATVAGAANVAKKLLNNKLDKLSYHFSRALQLDIYHTPLMIGAAGSAYIINDAATILPRAVVAKARAYLAGAAADVLEIGVRTEGIQEALLQSPAADASVDRITKLKRTLRALTNWKALPNNQTLASVYIKFLGQEVAYVNIDKTIIEQAIPIATGPKPRELLKEALKALQEGIALQYAKPLLAAEVRRIFPTAVGVPMEFSFYTAAVAAASVNIQATITPPLPEQPETITLEQLKRTDVQFQAEVKPSIALQTFAVMGVNTALIQAAVMAKGKIRTIVPGKVSARADILKGNYKVEALPVEVPEHIATLSFETLAVVRNIEDPSAERIVSLVPELSMQKTSYAGDRSSENTDPEMPAVRTATPFHKTLCLAVPYIEMKGCIEVHSHNAAFIENVPLLYIIGQHSAHVSVARGEGPAVEKLELEVQVGPRAAERLLKQNNLVDEDTPEGKSILLKLREILETEAKKVPVSSESSSSRRSISSSSSSSSMSRSRITKTATMIEPFRKFHKDRFTPHRGASKAVSSGSTGSSFEDIQKQAKFLGNSIPPVFAIIARAVRVDQKLMGYQLAAYFDKPTARVQLIVSSIAENDNLKICADGVLLSKHKVTAKFAWGPECQQYAVTAKAEAGVLGEFPAVRLELEWERLPIIVTTYAKKLTKHIPMAALQAGFKLERATNSEKEVDLTVALPTQRTLNIIARIPEMTLSRMAVPLPVAVPINQDGTFSIHIDIEXLFRTQNYF encoded by the exons ATGAGAGCTGTTGTGCTTGCCCTGACTGTAGCCCTTGTGG cAAGTCAACAGATCAACCTTG TTCCTGAGTTTGCCCTCGATAAAACCTACGTGTACAAGTATGAGGCTCTGCTTTTGGGCGGTCTCCCTCATGAAGGTCTGGCAAGAGCTGGTTTAAAAGTCAGCAGCAAGGTTCTCCTCAGTGCTGTGACAGAGAATACCTACCTGATGAAG CTCCTGGATCCTGTACTTTATGAGTACAGTGGCATCTGGCCCACGGACTCTTTTGCTCCAGCCACTAAACTCACCTCAGCACTGGCTCCTCAATTCCAGATTCCCATCAAGTTTGAGTATTCTAATGGTGTGATTGGAAAGGTATTTGCTCCTGCAGGAGTCTCCCCTACTGTCATGAACTTGCACAGAGGAATCCTCAACATCCTTCAGCTCAACCTAAAGAAGACCCAGAACATCTATGAACTGCAAGAG GCTGGAGTTCAGGGAGTGTGCAGGACCCACTATGTCATCAATGAGGATCCAAAGGCCAACCACATTATTGTCACCAAGTCTAAGGATCTGAGCCACTGCAAGGAGAGAATCATGAAGGATATTGGCTTGACGTACActgagaagtgtgttgaatgcacCAAG AGGGACAAGAGTTTGGTTGAAGCAGCAGTTTACAACTACATCATGAAACCAGCTGCCAATGGTGTACTGATCTCAGAGGCAACAGTTGAGGAACTGTATCAGTACTCACCCTTCAATGAGATCCATGGTGCTGCCCAGATGGAAGCAAA aCAAACCTTGGCTTTTGTTGAAATTGAGAAGACCCCAATTGTTCCCTTAGAATCTGATTATTTGGCCCGTGGATCCCTGCAGTATGAGTTCTCAACTGAGATTCTTCAGACTCCAATCCAACTCCTGAGTATCAGTGATGCACAAGCCCAG ATTGTTGAGGTCTTAAAGCACCTGGTTGAAAACAATGTGGCCATGGTCCATGATGATGCTCCGCTTAAGTATCTTCAGCTCGTCCAGCTCCTGCGTTTTGCCACCCTGGAGAATATTGAGGCTATCTGGGCTCAGTTCAAGGACAAACCCATTTACAG GCACTGGCTTTTGGATGCTCTTCCTGCTGTTGGCACACCAGTAATTGTAAAATTCATCAAGGAGAAATTCCTTTCTGGTGAATGTACCATTGCTGAGTTCATTCAGGCTCTTGTGGTTGCTCTGCAAATGGTCACAGCTGATTTGGACACCATCCAGTTGACTGCT AGTCTGGCAATGCACGAGAAAATCACTACAATTCCAGCTCTGCGTGAAGTTGTCATGCTTGGATATGGTTCCATGATTGCCAAGTACTGTGTTGAAGTTCCTAATTGCCCTGCAGAGCTCCTCAGG CCCCTCCATGACATTATGGCAGAAGCCACTGCCAAGAATGATATTCATGAAATGACTTTGACCCTGAAAGTTCTGGGCAATGCTGGTCACCCTGCTAGTTTTAAAACTATCATGAAACTCCTGCCAGGACTGAGAACTGCAGGTGCTTCTCTGCCCATTAGAGTCCAGGTTGATGCCATCATGGCCATGAGGAACATTGCCAAAAAAGAGCCCAAATTG GTTCAGCCAGTGGCCCTGCAGCTCTTATTGGACAGGGCTCTCCACCCTGAAGTGCGTATGGTTGCTTGTATTGCATTGTTTGAGACCAGACCCTCAGTGGCTCTCATCTCCAGTCTTGCTGGTGCTTTAATGATTGAGACTAATATGCAGGTTGCAAGCTTTGCCTATTCCCACATCAAGTCATTGGCCAGAATCACTGCTCCTGATATGGCAACTGT TGCTGGGGCAGCTAATGTTGCCAAAAAGCTCTTGAACAACAAGTTGGACAAGCTTAGCTACCACTTCAGCAGAGCCCTTCAGCTGGACATCTATCATA CTCCTCTTATGATTGGAGCTGCTGGTAGTGCCtacataatcaatgatgctgccaccatccTGCCTAGAGCTGTAGTAGCAAAAGCACGTGCCTACCTTGCTGGAGCTGCTGCTGATGTTCTTGAG ATTGGTGTAAGAACTGAAGGAATCCAGGAGGCTCTTTTGCAATCTCCAGCAGCAGATGCAAGTGTTGACCGTATCACCAAGCTAAAGCGCACCCTAAGAGCA CTCACAAACTGGAAGGCTCTGCCAAACAATCAGACTTTGGCTTCTGTCTACATCAAATTTCTTGGACAGGAAGTGGCTTATGTGAACATTGACAAAACCATCATTGAACAAGCAATACCG ATTGCTACTGGACCCAAACCACGTGAACTGTTGAAGGAGGCCCTGAAAGCTTTGCAGGAAGGAATTGCATTGCAGTATGCCAAACCCCTACTAGCAGCTGAAGTACGTCGCATCTTTCCAACAGCAGTTGGTGTGCCCATGGAGTTCAGTTTCTACACTGCTGCAGTTGCTGCTGCATCTGTCAATA TTCAGGCTACCATTACACCTCCTCTCCCTGAGCAGCCTGAGACCATCACTCTTGAGCAGCTGAAGAGGACTGATGTTCAATTCCAAGCAGAAGTTAAACCAAG CATTGCTCTGCAGACCTTTGCTGTGATGGGAGTTAACACTGCCTTGATTCAAGCTGCTGTTATGGCCAAAGGAAAGATCCGTACAATTGTCCCTGGAAAAGTTTCAGCAAGAGCAGATATTCTCAAGGGCAATTACAAGGTGGAGGCTCTGCCTGTTGAGGTTCCTGAACATATTGCTACTTTGAG CTTTGAGACTCTTGCTGTGGTCAGAAACATTGAAGATCCCTCTGCAGAGAGAATTGTTTCTTTGGTACCTGAATTGTCCATGCAAAAGACCTCTTATGCTGGTGACCGT TCCTCTGAGAACACTGATCCTGAAATGCCTGCTGTGAGAACTGCTACTCCATTCCACAAGACCCTCTGTCTTGCTGTCCCATACATTGAAATGAAGGGATGCATTGAGGTCCATTCTCACAATGctgcttttattgagaatgttccTCTGTTGTACATAATTGGACAGCACTCAGCCCATGTTTCAGTAGCAAGAG GTGAAGGTCCTGCAGTTGAAAAACTCGAGCTTGAGGTTCAAGTTGGCCCTAGAGCTGCTGAGAGGCTCCTTAAGCAAAACAACCTTGTTGATGAGGACACTCCAGAGGGAAAGAGCATCCTGTTGAAACTGAGGGAAATCCTGGAGACTGAAGCGAAAAAAGTTCCTGTTTCTTCTGAAAGCAGCAGTAGCCGCCGCAGCATCAGTTCCAGCAGTTCAAGCTCCTCCATGTCCCGCTCTCGTATAACTAAG ACTGCCACCATGATTGAGCCCTTCAGGAAATTCCACAAAGATCgg TTCACGCCACACCGTGGAGCCTCAAAGGCAGTTAGCAGTGGAAGCACTGGATCTAGCTTTGAGGATATTCAGAAACAG GCTAAGTTCCTCGGAAATTCTATTCCACCTGTTTTTGCTATCATTGCCCGTGCCGTAAGAGTTGACCAAAAGCTGATGGGCTACCAACTTGCTGCCTACTTTGACAAGCCAACTGCAAGAGTGCAGCTCATTGTTTCCTCAATTGCTGAAAATGACAACTTGAAGATTTGTGCTGATGGTGTCCTGCTCAGTAAACACAAAGTCACT GCCAAGTTTGCTTGGGGTCCAGAGTGTCAACAATATGCTGTTACTGCTAAAGCTGAGGCCGGTGTTCTCGGAGAATTCCCTGCTGTCCGTCTAGAGCTGGAATGGGAGAGGCTTCCAATAATTGTCACCACCTATGCCAAAAA GCTGACTAAGCACATCCCTATGGCAGCTCTCCAGGCTGGATTCAAGCTTGAAAGAGCCACGAACAGTGAGAAAGAGGTTGATCTGACCGTGGCCTTGCCAACCCAGAGGACCCTGAATATCATTGCTAGGATTCCAGAG ATGACACTGTCAAGGATGGCTGTTCCTCTCCCTGTTGCTGTTCCCATCAATCAGGACGGAACTTTTTCTATTCATATTGATATAGA ACTCTTCAGAACCCAGAACTACTTCTAG